CAACCGGCCACACCGCCCACGGCGATCTCACTCCAACCGAGTTCGCCCCCACCTGTAACACCAACCGGGTCCCCCTCAGCCCGCTCCACCACCTCAACGGCGATGACGCGGACTGCTCCTACACCTCCACGTGGGATCACCCTACTCGGCGGAGCATCGATAGGCAGGACCGACGAATCGCGCTCTCACTTGCTGCATTCGAAGTCGGGCTCAGAAGCGCGAGACTAATTCGCGTTCAATGCGACGGCGCCACGCCGAGGGCAGGTGTGGGGCGAGACGCCGGTACCAGGGGCGCAGCAGCGCCCGCGCGCGGGGCGAATTCAGCCATCGTGACAACATGCCAAGCAGTGCCCTCACCGCTGGCTTGCCGGGGAAACTGCGTTCGCGAATCCGGTAGTAGTCCCGCATCCACGCAGCCACCGACCGTGCTGTGGCGACATTGCGGACGAACCGCTTCTCTGAACAAGAGTCCAGGCGCGGCGGCGTGCTGTCCGGATCGGTCCACTTGGTGAGGAAGACGTCCGCGTTGGCAGCCCACTGGCGGCGCCAATCGGGAAGCTTCACCGCCGCGGTGCCCTTGCCGACGTGCTGTACCAGCACGCGTTCGTCGAAGACGATGTCGAGATCGTTGACCCAGACCTTGAACGCGAGGTCCACATCCTCGCCGCTCGCGATGCGGTACTCCTCGCCGAATCCTCCCAGTTCGCGAGCGACCGAGGCCTCCATCAGGTAGACGACGGCAGCCGGCACCGGTTCGAACGGGCCGAGCACCTCCACCTGGGAGCCTGGCCGCTGGCGAACCGTGCGTCCGTTGTGAGCTTCAGTCACGGCAGGCACCGATATCCCGGCAGCGGGGTGTGCGCGGTGTGAATCCAGCAGCCGACTCGCCCAGGCGGCGGGGAACTCAGTGTCGTTGTTGCAAAACGCCACGTACTGACCGGAGGCCGTCGCGAGACCAGCGTTCATGCCCGCGGCGAAACCCGCGTTGCGCTCGTGCAGGACGGGGACGTCAGCAGCTACCTCGGCGTAATGCCGTGCGTCCCAGGACGATCCGTTGTCGACGACGATCAACTCGTACGGCACATCCGTGTGTCGCCGAAGCGTCTCTATGCACCGCTGCGTGTAGGGAAGCTGGTCCCACGCGAGTACCACCACCGAGAGGAGAGGCTCATCGGCAGGGGAAGGGAGGGGACGTCTGCCCCCGGCTGGCTCCGCGACCACCCTTTCGAGCGCGGTCACGAGGTGGTCGGTGTTCGTCTCCCAATCGAACCTCTCGGCCACGATCCGCAGACCATTGCCTCGCAACCGGCGGGCCAGTTCCGGATCCGACCGGATCCGGCGGATGGCGGCTGCCATCTCCTCGGGGCTATCCGGCGGAACGACGAGCGCGGTTTCCTCATGGATGGCGTACTCACGGCAGCCGCCGTTGTCCGTCGTGACCAGCGGAGTACCGCAGGCGAGGGCCTCCAGACCCGGCTGACCAAAGCCTTCAGTTCGGCTCCCGACGACGAATACCTCTGCGGCTCCATACTCCCCGGCCATCCGGTCCTGTGGAAGTTTCTTGTGCGCATACGTTGCTAACGGGACGCCGGCGAGACGCGCCGCTCGCTCAACCGTGTCCGTGCCCTTCCATGATCTTCGATCGCCGACCGTCAAGAGCGGGTACCGCTTCGACACCCCGACGAGACGAAAGTGCTCCGGATTGACACCTCCCAGCACGACGGCGGGACGTCGGCCGATTTCAGCCTCGATCTGTTCTGCCGTCCAGGTGCTGTTGGCCAACATCGAGTCCACAGGAGCGCGTAGGGCCTCCCAGCTGCCTTCCTTGTTGTACGAGGCGCCGTAGTGCAGAGCGTAAAAGACTCGTCGCCGCGCATTCTCGAACAGGTCGATCAGATACCACTGCGGCTCATGATTGAACACGAGAACATCAAGATCATCCCGAAAGCCTGATGGGACGTGCCGAACTCGGGCTCTGCATGGCATCCAGTCGCATCCGAGCGGCTCGCTCTCCGGCACATAGATCGTGACGTCGTGGCCTCGATCGACCAGTCGATTGCTGAACTCAAGGATGCGCCGGATTCCGCCGTAGACGCGCAGGTGCGGCTCGAGGAATCCGATCTTCACGGATTCGTCCGGTGGACGCTCGTACTCGCCGGCCCATGATCTAGCCGCTTCGATGACGGGGGCTCATGGTGGCTTTCGGGAGTGAACCGCACAAGGAACCAACCCCCGGCTGCCGCCATTGTCGCCCAGAGCGCAGCAAGTAGGTAACCCGACACCGCGTCGGTCTGCCTGGACATGACTATCGCGAGCCATCCGGACGCAATCGCTGCCACGTAGATCACCGTCACGGCACCGCGGACCGTCATGCCAGTACGAACGAGGCGGTGGCTGGTGTGGTCCGCGCTGCCCTGGAAGGGGCTCACTCCCCGGTGCAACCTCGAGATGGTGACCAGCCCGGTGTCGAGCAACGGCACGGTGAGTACCAAGATCGGTACGAGAACCGCGATAGGCGGTCCTTGGTCGAGCCGCAGTCGGATGCCAAGCGCAGCGAGCATGAAGCCCAGGAACAGGCTGCCGGCATCACCCATGTAGATCTTCGCGGGTGGCAGGTTGTGCCGGAGGAAGCCCGCAGCGCAGCCCGCCAGCGCTAGCGAGAGGCCCGCAACGAGGTACTGGCCGTTGAGTGCAGCCACCATGAAGAACGTCCACGCCGCGATCGCTGCTACTCCGGCGGAGAGTCCATCCATATTGTCGAGCAGATTCAAGGCATTGGTGATACCGACGACCCACAGCACAGTGAGTCCACCGTCGAGCCAAGGGTCACCGAAGAGCAGCACCCCCGTGCCACCAAACCACAATGCCACTGCCGCCACGACGGTCGCGGCCAACCGGATCGTGATGCCAAGTCCGCGCAGATCGTCGATCAGACCGACCAGGGCCAGCAGGCTCGCCCCCCCAAGCATCACCAACAGATCGGTGAGCCCGGACGGGGGCGGACGGAGGAGTGCTGCCCCACCGATGGTGAAGGTGAAGGCACCCAGCATGGCCATGCCACCGAGGTACGGCACGGGCGCCGCCTGCCCCTTGTAACCGCCCGGATGGTCGAGCACCTCGCGCCGGACGGCGAAGCGCAACGCCAACGGGACGAGAATCAGGGACAGGGTCAGTGTCCCCACGAAGATGCCGATGTACTCCCAGGGCCCGAGCTCACTCACGATCGCTGCTCGTCGATGACCCTGCTGATGATGTCGTCGAGGCTGACCTGCGGGTCGAACCCAACGAGCTTGTGGGCGCGGCCGGTGTCGGGGACGCGGCGCGGCATGTCCTCGAAGCCCTCTTCGTAGGCTTCCTCGTAGCCGACGAAGCGGACTGTGCTCTCGCTGCCGGTGAGCGTTATCACCCGCGCGGCGAGGTCGCGCATCGAGATCTCCTCGATGCCGCCGAGATTGATCGCCTGGCCCGGCGCGTCCGGGTGATCGGCGAGCTTCACCATCGCGTCGATCACGTCGCCGACGTAGCAGAAGGTGCGGGTCTGTTCGCCGTCACCGTAGACCGTCAGCGGTTCGCCGCGCAGCGCCTGGTTGACGAAACGGGGGATCACCATGCCGTAGCGACCGGTCTGGCGCGGCCCGACCGTGTTGAACAGCCGCACGATGACGGTGTGCAGGCCCTTCTGCTTCCAGTAGGTGTAGGCGAGGATCTCCTCGATGGCCTTGGCCTCGGAGTACGACCAGCGGCTCTTGAGCGGCGAGCCGAGGATGCGGTCGTCCTCCTCCCCCAGCCGGTCGGAGGCGTTCTTGCCGTAGATCTCGCTGGTCGAGGTGACCATCACCGGCGTGCCGTACTTGTGGCACTTCTCGAGCACGATCTCCGAGCCCATGATGTTGGTGCGCAGGCTCTCTACCGGCTTCTCGATGATGAGTTCGACGCCCACCGCCGCTGCGAGGTGGTAGACGACATCGGCACGTCGTACCAGGTCGTCGACGAGGTCGGCGTTGAGGATCGATCCGAGCGCGAACTCGACCTGTGGCGTACCAAGCAGGTGCTCGATGTTGCTGTAGCGCCCGGT
The Actinomycetota bacterium DNA segment above includes these coding regions:
- a CDS encoding glycosyltransferase, producing the protein MKIGFLEPHLRVYGGIRRILEFSNRLVDRGHDVTIYVPESEPLGCDWMPCRARVRHVPSGFRDDLDVLVFNHEPQWYLIDLFENARRRVFYALHYGASYNKEGSWEALRAPVDSMLANSTWTAEQIEAEIGRRPAVVLGGVNPEHFRLVGVSKRYPLLTVGDRRSWKGTDTVERAARLAGVPLATYAHKKLPQDRMAGEYGAAEVFVVGSRTEGFGQPGLEALACGTPLVTTDNGGCREYAIHEETALVVPPDSPEEMAAAIRRIRSDPELARRLRGNGLRIVAERFDWETNTDHLVTALERVVAEPAGGRRPLPSPADEPLLSVVVLAWDQLPYTQRCIETLRRHTDVPYELIVVDNGSSWDARHYAEVAADVPVLHERNAGFAAGMNAGLATASGQYVAFCNNDTEFPAAWASRLLDSHRAHPAAGISVPAVTEAHNGRTVRQRPGSQVEVLGPFEPVPAAVVYLMEASVARELGGFGEEYRIASGEDVDLAFKVWVNDLDIVFDERVLVQHVGKGTAAVKLPDWRRQWAANADVFLTKWTDPDSTPPRLDSCSEKRFVRNVATARSVAAWMRDYYRIRERSFPGKPAVRALLGMLSRWLNSPRARALLRPWYRRLAPHLPSAWRRRIERELVSRF
- a CDS encoding NAD-dependent epimerase/dehydratase family protein, producing the protein MRALITGGAGFIGSHLAERLVADGYDVLLLDDLSTGRYSNIEHLLGTPQVEFALGSILNADLVDDLVRRADVVYHLAAAVGVELIIEKPVESLRTNIMGSEIVLEKCHKYGTPVMVTSTSEIYGKNASDRLGEEDDRILGSPLKSRWSYSEAKAIEEILAYTYWKQKGLHTVIVRLFNTVGPRQTGRYGMVIPRFVNQALRGEPLTVYGDGEQTRTFCYVGDVIDAMVKLADHPDAPGQAINLGGIEEISMRDLAARVITLTGSESTVRFVGYEEAYEEGFEDMPRRVPDTGRAHKLVGFDPQVSLDDIISRVIDEQRS
- a CDS encoding MraY family glycosyltransferase; the protein is MSELGPWEYIGIFVGTLTLSLILVPLALRFAVRREVLDHPGGYKGQAAPVPYLGGMAMLGAFTFTIGGAALLRPPPSGLTDLLVMLGGASLLALVGLIDDLRGLGITIRLAATVVAAVALWFGGTGVLLFGDPWLDGGLTVLWVVGITNALNLLDNMDGLSAGVAAIAAWTFFMVAALNGQYLVAGLSLALAGCAAGFLRHNLPPAKIYMGDAGSLFLGFMLAALGIRLRLDQGPPIAVLVPILVLTVPLLDTGLVTISRLHRGVSPFQGSADHTSHRLVRTGMTVRGAVTVIYVAAIASGWLAIVMSRQTDAVSGYLLAALWATMAAAGGWFLVRFTPESHHEPPSSKRLDHGPASTSVHRTNP